One genomic segment of Echeneis naucrates chromosome 18, fEcheNa1.1, whole genome shotgun sequence includes these proteins:
- the LOC115059299 gene encoding lysine-specific demethylase 6B-like — translation MHHAVEQFGGRGTRDSFPLDGLNRGPWAPVGGRAWQPHARCSPGMNQHQLLPHLPPGPMGGLNHSSKFFNNGPMRGGEKLDLPQPMLPGLQREQQRPPPPHLHPPPPHRAWEQLGQLYESHLPPQGHSVVPLPSEHTLRLHNGGYAGTGGPPPNQHLPHSRPNPLLKFGGPQEQHVPRGPSVLGDEMWAQVHQQRGYQGKMLGGQLKRPGPPLGEHSVIQHTPPPALHSSSRPPAAEDCPSPSKRKKSSEQVSHPGLQRLAGPGQSLLSQQQSPVHHHPPRPAFWNPLHKDNSTPWLPHTSDHKNPPSQEFQETNKQGMGSYTQKSSPACSTPSNLSPPNSSPGNYNQGCASQLRKDTFQTQAVNHLSPHSSYLSPSSKLGIAPPCRAIESHSPHNQRGSIIGGQGGSQATSYTASTPTRRDRDQNLHAQSSPANPAATSNNSSSSSVPYSPFQPHPGLGHQGPPPPPPPPPLPPPPPPPASSTSVPQQQQRGPNEAWRYQSRPSSHSLESGSYRPPGLLPQHQQSHNHVMEGRVPSQHHHHISPPLPTTNSTRTPVITPNLPMPQASSSISSYSNSSSSSGVTLAGVSTVTTTPPAGCSVNSSSNNSWQRGRKPVHQTSSSAVISSTPQLGALVQPGCRRGQAPTANQIHQQRPPISQQQQGSTKSQPTKEKDTSYKAGLEKPPAFSSTSSSLFSSGHQRAGDSVITRGVSNPLPRSPTTYSPASHSASSSVPQQSNPNLSSRLGAHPDSASIHAYSQSPSRLPGPISVPQSIEEALDKLDAELKGHMQAEERRKRDREEQERKIKEEERRKKEWEMRQKQDEERKRKEQEKKKEEERKKRERQRQDEERRRREWERQEQE, via the exons ATGCATCACGCGGTAGAGCAGTTTGGCGGGCGTGGCACACGGGATTCCTTCCCTCTGGACGGACTCAACCGGGGACCATGGGCTCCTGTGGGCGGCCGCGCCTGGCAGCCACATGCCAG ATGTTCGCCTGGAATGAACCAACACCAGCTCCTTCCCCATCTACCTCCTGGTCCCATGGGTGGACTGAATCATTCCAGTAAATTCTTTAATAATGG ACCAATGAGAGGAGGTGAGAAGCTTGATCTCCCACAGCCAATGTTACCAGGCCTGCAGAGGGAACAACAgcgacctcctcctcctcatcttcatccaccgCCACCTCACAGAGCGTGGGAGCAACTAGGCCAGCTGTACGAATCCCACCTCCCTCCTCAAGGACATTCTGTTGTGCCTCTGCCAAGTGAGCACACACTCCGACTACATAATGGAGGCTATGCTGGCACTGGTGGGCCACCCCCAAACCAACATCTTCCCCACAGCAGACCAAACCCACTGTTGAAG TTTGGAGGTCCTCAGGAGCAGCATGTTCCCCGGGGTCCGTCAGTGCTGGGAGATGAGATGTGGGCTCAGGTGCATCAG CAGAGGGGCTATCAAGGGAAGATGCTGGGGGGTCAGCTGAAGAGACCAGGCCCTCCTTTAGGAGAGCATTCTGTTATCCAGCACACTCCTCCACCAGCCCTACACTCATCATCCCGCCCTCCTGCAGCCGAAGACTGTCCCAGCCCcagcaagaggaaaaagagttcAGAGCAG GTATCCCATCCTGGACTGCAGCGCTTAGCTGGTCCTGGCCAGTCTTTACTGTCTCAGCAGCAGTCACCAGTTCACCACCATCCTCCAAGACCTGCTTTCTGGAACCCTCTTCACAAGGACAACAGCACTCCATGGCTGCCCCACACTTCTGATCACAAGAACCCACCATCTCAAGAGTTCCAG GAAACCAACAAACAAGGAATGGGCAGCTACACCCAGAAGTCCTCTCCTGCCTGTTCTACCCCTTCAAACTTATCCCCTCCTAACTCCTCTCCGGGAAACTACAACCAGGGATGTGCTTCTCAGCTCCGGAAAGACACATTCCAAACTCAGGCTGTAAACCATCTGTCCCCTCACTCTTCCTACCTTAGCCCCAGCTCAAAACTAGGGATTGCTCCACCCTGCCGGGCCATTGAATCTCACAGTCCTCACAACCAGAGAGGCTCTATCATTGGGGGCCAAGGTGGCAGCCAAGCTACCTCTTACACGGCATCTACCCCAACCAGGAGGGACAGAGATCAAAATCTACATGCACAGTCATCACCAGCAAACCCGGCTGcaaccagcaacaacagcagtagcagcagtgtGCCTTACAGCCCCTTCCAGCCTCACCCAGGGCTGGGGCACCAGGgtcccccacctccacctcctcctcctccacttcctcctccacctcctcctccagccagCAGCACCTCAGTACCTCAGCAACAACAAAGGGGTCCCAATGAGGCCTGGAGATACCAGAGCAGGCCCAGCAGTCACTCCCTG GAGTCGGGTAGCTACAGGCCTCCAGGACTGCTACCTCAGCACCAGCAGAGCCACAATCACGTCATGGAAGGTCGGGTTCCCTCTCAGCACCACCATCACATCAGCCCTCCTTTGCCCACAACCAACTCCACCCGCACACCTGTCATTACCCCCAATCTTCCCATGCCCCAGGCCTCAAGCTCTATCAGCAgctacagcaacagcagcagctcaagtGGTGTAACTCTGGCTGGTGTCTCCACGGTGACCACAACTCCCCCTGCTGGGTGCTCTGTGAATAGCAGCAGTAATAATAGTTGGCAAAGAGGACGAAAGCCAGTGCATCAAACCTCCTCCAGTGCTGTCATTAGCTCCACCCCTCAGCTGGGTGCTCTGGTGCAACCAGGCTGTCGCAGAGGCCAAGCTCCCACTGCCAACCAGATCCACCAGCAGCGGCCACCCatatcacaacaacaacagggatCCACCAAGTCCCAGCCCACAAAGGAAAAAGACACATCATATAAGGCTGGATTGGAGAAGCCTCCTGCATTTTcctcaacatcatcatctttgttCTCCTCAGGGCATCAGAGGGCAGGGGACAGTGTAATAACAAGAGGAGTTTCAAATCCACTTCCTCGCTCTCCTACTACATACTCCCCAGCATCTCACTCTGCTTCTAGCTCTGTCCCTCAACAATCAAACCCAAACCTTTCTTCCAGACTGGGTGCTCATCCAGACTCTGCATCAATACATGCATACTCTCAGTCCCCAAGTCGCCTACCAGGTCCGATTTCTGTGCCCCAGTCCATTGAGGAGGCTCTAGACAAGCTTGACGCTGAACTAAAAGGACACATGCAAGCtgaagaaaggaggaagagggacagagaggagcaagagagaaagataaaagaagAGGAGCGGCGAAAAAAAGAATGggaaatgagacaaaagcaggatgaggaaaggaagaggaaagagcaggaaaagaagaaggaggaggagaggaaaaagagagaacgACAGCGACAGGATGAGGAGAGGCGAAGGAGGGAATGGGAGAGGCaggagcaagag